The genomic interval GGATGAAGATTGCATGGGCGGGCGGCTCTTCGAGGGTCTTCAGGAAGGCGTTGAAGGCCGCGGCCGAGAGCATGTGCACCTCGTCGATGATGAACACGGAGTAGCGTCCCACCTGCGGGATGATGCGCACCTGTTCGATGAGCGAGCGGATGTCCTCCACGGAGTTGTTCGACGCGGCGTCGAGTTCGTGGATGTTGAGCGAGCGTCCCTCGTTGAACGAACGGCACGATTCGCACTCGTTGCAGGCTTCGGCGCCGTGGGGCTGCAGGCAGTTGATGGCCTTGGCGAAGATTCGCGCGCAGGTTGTTTTCCCGACGCCGCGGGGCCCGCAGAAGAGATAGGCATGGGCCAGTTGTCCGCGCTCGATGGCATTCTGGAGCGTGGAGGTGATATGCTTCTGCCCGACGACCGAACGGAAGGTCGCAGGACGGTATTTGCGTGCGCTGACGATGAAATCACTCATGGTAGCGCAAAGATACCGATTTAAAAATTAAAAATAAAAATCGGGGATTAAAAATTTGACGGGGATTGCATGGGCTGGATTTACGGGGTGCATCGGACAAAGTGTCGCTGGCGTGTCAGCCGGGATGTGACAATTCGTGACAAAAAAACGACATTTTGACCGGTCCGGCGACTTGGCAGGCCTTTTGCTCCGTATCCGGTCGAAACACGAAACAAGTAAAAACAACACGGATATGAACATCAACACTTTAACCATCAAGGCCCAGGAGGCGCTCCAGGCGGCGCTGACCCTGGCCCGGGAGCGGGGACAGCAGGCTGTCGAGCCGCTCCACCTGCTTGCGGTGCTGATCCGCGAGGAGGATTCGCTGGCGACCTTCCTGTTGGGGCGTGTGGGCGTCAACGTCCGCGGGCTGCGCGACGAGGTCAACCGTACGGTCGAACGGCTGCCGCGCGTCGAGGGCGGCAGTGAGCAGTACTTTTCGCAGGATGCCTCGCGGGTGATCCAGCGGGCCGTCGACTTCACGAAGAATTTCGGCGACAAGTACGCTTCGGTCGAACACCTGCTGCTGGGGCTCGTGGCCGAGCGCGGGCAGGCCTCCGATTTGCTCAAACGCAGCGGTGCCACCGAAAAGGAGCTGATCGAGGCGATCCGCACCTTCCGCAAGGGGGCGACGGTCGATTCGCAGACCTCCGAACAGCAGTTCGACGCCCTGGGCAAGTACGCCATCAACCTCAACGAGCAGGCGCGCAACGGCAAGCTCGATCCCGTTATCGGGCGTGACGAGGAGATCCGCCGTGTGCTGCAGATCCTCTCGCGCCGGACGAAGAACAACCCGATCCTCGTGGGAGAGGCCGGTGTGGGCAAGACGGCGATTGCCGAGGGTATCGCCCGCCGGATCATCGACGGTGATGTCCCCGAGAACCTGAAGTCGAAGGTGATCTACTCGCTCGACATGGGTGCGCTGATCGCCGGAGCGAAGTACCAGGGTGAATTTGAGGAGCGTCTGAAAGCCGTCGTGCAGGAGGTGATCGCCAGTGACGGCGAGATCCTGCTCTTCATCGACGAGATCCACACGCTGGTCGGGGCCGGCAAGTCGTCGGGGGCGATGGATGCGGCGAACATCCTCAAACCGGCCCTTGCCCGTGGCGAACTGCGGACGATCGGCGCCACGACACTCGACGAGTTCCAGAAGTATTTCGAGCAGGACAAGGCCCTCGAACGGCGTTTCCAGAAGGTGATGGTCGACGAGCCTACGCAGGAGGATGCCATCTCGATCCTCCGCGGCCTGAAGGAGCGCTACGAGAACCACCACCAGGTGCGGATCAAGGACGAGGCGATCATTGCGGCCGTGGAGCTCTCGACGCGCTATATTACGTCGCGGTTCCTGCCCGACAAGGCGATCGACCTGATCGACGAGGCGGCCTCGCGCTTGAGGCTGGAGATGAACTCCGTGCCCGACGAGATCGACGCCCTCGACCGGAAGATCCGCCAGTTGGAGATCGAACGCGAGGCGATTCGCCGCGAGAAGGACAAGGAGCGGATCGAGTCGCTCACGAAGGAGATCGACGACCTGAAGGCCCGGGACTCCGAGATGCGGGCCAAGTGGCAGGGGCAGCGTGACCTGTTGAAGAAGATCCAGGCCAACAAGGACCGGATCGAGCAGCTGAAGATCGAGGCTCAGCAGGCCGAGCGTCAGGGTGATTACGGCAAGGTGGCCGAGATCCGCTACGGCAAGATCCAGGAGGCCGAGAAGGAGATTGCGGCCTTCCAGGAGGAGTACAAACTCGCTTCGGCCAACGGCTCGATGATCAAGGAGGAGGTCGATGCGCAGGATGTGGCCGAGGTGGTTTCGCGCTGGACGGGGATTCCCGTGACGCGGATGCTGGCCTCGGAGCGCGAGAAGCTGCTCCACATGGAGTCGGAACTGCACAAGCGGGTTGTCGGACAGGAGCAGGCCATTGCGGCCATTTCGGATGCCGTGCGCCGTTCGCGGGCCGGGCTGAACGATCCCCGCAAGCCGATCGGGTCGTTCATCTTCCTCGGCACGACGGGTGTCGGCAAGACCGAGTTGGCGAAGGCCCTGGCGGAGTTCCTCTTCAACGACGACCAGATGATGACCCGTATCGACATGAGCGAATACCAGGAGCGGCACAGCGTGTCGCGGCTTGTGGGGGCGCCTCCCGGATATGTCGGTTACGATGAGGGCGGGCAGCTGACCGAGGCCGTGCGGCGCAAGCCTTACTCGGTGGTGCTGCTGGACGAGATCGAGAAGGCGCATCCGGATGTCTTCAACATCCTGCTGCAGGTGTTGGACGACGGGCGTCTGACCGACAACAAGGGCCGGACGGTCGACTTCCGCAACACGATCATTATCATGACCTCGAACATGGGTTCGCACATCATCCAGGAGAATTTTTCGAAGGACTTCGACGGGAAGAAGGTTCCGGAGGAGGTCATTGAGCGGACGCGCCGCGAGGTGATCGACCTCCTGAAGCAGCAGCTGAAACCGGAGTTCCTGAACCGTATCGACGAGATCGTGATGTTCGAGCCGCTGACGCGCCGCGACATCGAACGGATCGTCGACATCCAGCTGGGATCGGTGCGGAAGATGCTTTCGGAGAACGGCATCCGTCTCGAATATACCGACCGGGCCCGCGAATGGATCGCCACGGCAGGTTACGACCCGCTCTACGGAGCGCGTCCCGTGAAGCGGACGATCCAGCGCTACGTGGTCAACGACCTTTCGAAACGGATTCTGGCCGGCGAGGTCGACCGTTCGAAACCGATCTCGATCGATGCCGATGCCAACGGCCTGACCTTTGCGAACTGACATCCGGCATCCGACCGGTTTGCGGCCGGCCGATGAATGACGAAGGGTTCCATCCCATGCGGGGCGGAACCCTTTTTTTGTGGTCGGTGGACCGGCGGCCTATCGAACGTAGCGGCTGAAAAAGCGCCAAAGTTCCTCGCAGGTGTCCACGCCGGTCTTTTTCCACGAGTGTTTGCCGCCGAGGGTTTCGTAGAGCCATACTTCGTTGCCGTCGGTGCCGCCCGTGTAGCGGTGTGCGATGACTTGCAGTCCGTCGGCACCTCGTGGCAGGGTGTCGATGCGGTGTTCGAGACATTTGTTTTTTGCGGCCCAGTATCCAACGGCCATCGGGATCGGAAGATAGGCGCCCCAGCCGCCTTCGCCCGTCAGGTCGCCCTCCCAACGTGTCGTGGGGTCTGCCGTTCCATGGATTTCAAACAGCGGGACGGGCTGCAATGACTTGTCCTCCCGCAGGATCGCAACCGACATGAAGCCTGCTACGGGCCCCAGGGCCGCGAAGAGATCCGGACGTTGCGCGGCGAGCAGGTAACACATGTCTCCGCCGTTCGACATGCCGGTGCAGAAGACGTTGCGGCGGCTCAATCCGTAATGCCGGTGGAGATGGCCGATCAGGTCTTCGAGGAATTGCACGTCGTCGATCGGCATCTCTGCCTGGGACGGATAACCCACATTCCAGCCCCGTTTGCCGCGGCTGTCGCGTTCGCCCTGCGGATAGCAGACGGCGAATCCGTGGCGGTCGGCCGTTGCGTTCATTCCGAAGGCTTCGGGATTGGCATCTCCTCCGTATCCGTGCAGGACGATGACCAGCGGGGCATTGTCGGGCAGGTCGGCCGGCAGGTGCAGGCGATAGGTTCGCTCGACTCCGCCGGAACGGAGGGTTTCGGTGCGGGTCTCCTGGGCCGTGACGCCCGTGGCGCCATACAGCAGGAGCACCGTCAGCAGTGTTTTCAGCAGTGTTTTCATGGTTATCGAATGATGTTTTTCATAATCCTTTCCGGGCCAGACGCCACGCTGCGGCGTTGTAGAGGTCGAGCAGCGGGCCCCGCCACCGGACCGGCAGGCGGTTCAGCAGCTGCACCTTGTGCAGCGTGCGGCGGTAGACCCGTGTCCAGTGGAAGAAGCGGGCGGCGCGCCGGGCCTCTTCTGTCCCGCCCTTGACGCTCTGGATCAGCGCCTTGCCCAGAGCGGCCCGGGCGATGAATTCGCGCTCCTCCTCGGGGGCCGAGGGGTCGTAAAGCTCCTCGAACGAGTAGCGGGTCCGTTCGGGGGTATAGCTGGTTGCCGAGCGGTTGGAGGCGACTTTCGAGTAGCGTGCCAGCCGTTCGGGCGAGTAGCAGACCCGGTAGCGGCGGGCGATCTTGATCCACATGTAGAGGTCCCCGGCCATCTTCATCCCTTCGGGGAAACCTCCCACGTCGTCGAAGACGGCCCGGGGAATGCAGCAGGCCGAGGGGATGGCGATGTAGCGGTGTGCCGAATCGCGGAAGAAGTTCTCGACGATGCCCCGCCGGTCGAGGCCCGGGGCGGGGAATAGGCCGTCGTGGCTGACGACCGAGAAGCCCGTGCAGTAGAGTCCGCACCCGGGAAACGCTCCGATCATCGATTCGATTTCGGCCAGAAAGCCGGGTTCCCACTCGTCGTCGGCATCCAGCAGGGCGATGTATTCGCCCCGGGCCTCGGCGATGGCGCGGTTGCGGGCGGCACACTCCCCGGCATTGGGCTGCGGGACGAGCCGCACGAGCGGCGAGGCGGTTCCGCGGACGATTTCCGCACTGCGGTCCGTCGAACCGTCGTCGACGATGACGATTTCGTCGGGCTGGCGTGTTTGGGCCAGCACCGAACGGAGGGTCCCTTCGATTTCGCGCTCCTTGTTGTAGAGGGGGATGATGACCGTGATGGTTGTTTGCGACATCTGTTGCGCTGATTTTTCGTGAAAATACCGATCTTTTCGCTCTTTTGCAAGAAATCCCGGCCGTGAGCGGGCCTCTTTTGTCCGGAAAAGCTGCTCCGGAGCCGCCCTCTCCCTTGTTCGGGTGGAGTCTGTCCCGGTTACCGTTCGTAGCTTGATTTCTCCGGAAGCAACGCCTCGAATGCTGCGCAGAGCTTGCGGCAGACACCCTCGAAGTCCCGGATGGATTCGTGGTCGTTGAGACAGAGCATCCGGCACTTCTGGCTGCGGATGGTTTCGCAGATCGGGTCGATCGTCTCTTCCGTGAGGGTCATGAGACGGCACTCCCGGAGTCCCTGCGGGTGGAACTCCCCACGGCAGAGCGTGTCGTAGCGGACAAGCCACTCGGAGAGGTCCGTCAGGTCCCGGACTGCGTGGCGGCATGTTGCGTCGAGTTGGGGCCCCCACAACTGCCAGGCCCGATCGAATGCCGAACGCCGGTAGGGTTGGGGCATGTGCGGGTCGAAAATACCCGTAAAGAAGGACCATGGGGCCAGGGTCAGACTCTTCAACAGATTTCCGAACCCGTAGCGGAGCGAGAACCATTTGCCGAAATGACGGCGCAAAACCTCGCGTTGCCGGTGGGTGCCGTTGATGAGTTCCAGGTTGTTGTAGATGATGTGTCCCACGGAGGAGGGCTGCGGGACGCTCAGGCGTGCCATGTCACACGGAAGCCCGTTGCGGAAGAACGATTCGGGTGTGTGGGGACGGCAGAGGAAGGTGTCGTCGTTGAAGAGCACGAAATGCTCGGAGAGCCCCTCGATGCGGGCGATATTCAGTTCGATGACATTCGAATTGAAGGTCGGCAGGTACTCCGGAGGGATGTAGTCACGGTGGTTGACGATGTGCAGTTTCGGATGCGTGGTGTCGAGCCATTCGGGCAGGTGCCCCCAGGTGATGAAGTGGATGCGCCGCACCCATGGCGCGAAGCGCTCGATGCTTCGGAACCAGTAGCGCAGGGTCTGCCAGTCTCGATAGCGGATCTCCGACGTGTCGGTGTGCCCGGTGCCGGGAGTGGAGGCGAAGGCCTGCCGCCAGGCTGGATCGGCCCCGTCCACCCAGGGAATGACGAAATCGATCGCTTGTGTCTTCCTCTTTTCCATGCTTTCAGTTTGCTCGGTTTTCCATACCCTCCCTTTCACGGGGACGCTTCCGGGTATTTTTTTGTCTTTTTTTCTCCCTCACTTCACCCTTCACCCTTTACCTTTGCCCTTCTCCTTCTCAATCTCTCCTCCGCACTCTTTCTCTTCGTTGCGGCGTCCGTTACTGGACCAACAGGTTGCAACCCCGGATCTCGGCGTGGTCAATGCGCCCCTCGACGACGAACGATCCGTCGTGGTCGACCCGCCCGACATCCTGCGTCTGGATGAAGGCACACGACCAGCGGTTCGCCAGGTCGACGATGTTCAGCCCGCCGCGGCTTCCGGCCGGGAGCAGATCGAAGGGGTCGTTCACGTCGCGGCACACGACCCGCATCCAGGCCGGGCAGCGGAACCGGTTCCCACCCTGGGAGTAGGCCTGTGAAGTGAGTTCCGCCATGCCGTACTCCGAATGGATG from uncultured Alistipes sp. carries:
- the clpB gene encoding ATP-dependent chaperone ClpB; the protein is MNINTLTIKAQEALQAALTLARERGQQAVEPLHLLAVLIREEDSLATFLLGRVGVNVRGLRDEVNRTVERLPRVEGGSEQYFSQDASRVIQRAVDFTKNFGDKYASVEHLLLGLVAERGQASDLLKRSGATEKELIEAIRTFRKGATVDSQTSEQQFDALGKYAINLNEQARNGKLDPVIGRDEEIRRVLQILSRRTKNNPILVGEAGVGKTAIAEGIARRIIDGDVPENLKSKVIYSLDMGALIAGAKYQGEFEERLKAVVQEVIASDGEILLFIDEIHTLVGAGKSSGAMDAANILKPALARGELRTIGATTLDEFQKYFEQDKALERRFQKVMVDEPTQEDAISILRGLKERYENHHQVRIKDEAIIAAVELSTRYITSRFLPDKAIDLIDEAASRLRLEMNSVPDEIDALDRKIRQLEIEREAIRREKDKERIESLTKEIDDLKARDSEMRAKWQGQRDLLKKIQANKDRIEQLKIEAQQAERQGDYGKVAEIRYGKIQEAEKEIAAFQEEYKLASANGSMIKEEVDAQDVAEVVSRWTGIPVTRMLASEREKLLHMESELHKRVVGQEQAIAAISDAVRRSRAGLNDPRKPIGSFIFLGTTGVGKTELAKALAEFLFNDDQMMTRIDMSEYQERHSVSRLVGAPPGYVGYDEGGQLTEAVRRKPYSVVLLDEIEKAHPDVFNILLQVLDDGRLTDNKGRTVDFRNTIIIMTSNMGSHIIQENFSKDFDGKKVPEEVIERTRREVIDLLKQQLKPEFLNRIDEIVMFEPLTRRDIERIVDIQLGSVRKMLSENGIRLEYTDRAREWIATAGYDPLYGARPVKRTIQRYVVNDLSKRILAGEVDRSKPISIDADANGLTFAN
- a CDS encoding PHB depolymerase family esterase, with protein sequence MKTLLKTLLTVLLLYGATGVTAQETRTETLRSGGVERTYRLHLPADLPDNAPLVIVLHGYGGDANPEAFGMNATADRHGFAVCYPQGERDSRGKRGWNVGYPSQAEMPIDDVQFLEDLIGHLHRHYGLSRRNVFCTGMSNGGDMCYLLAAQRPDLFAALGPVAGFMSVAILREDKSLQPVPLFEIHGTADPTTRWEGDLTGEGGWGAYLPIPMAVGYWAAKNKCLEHRIDTLPRGADGLQVIAHRYTGGTDGNEVWLYETLGGKHSWKKTGVDTCEELWRFFSRYVR
- a CDS encoding glycosyltransferase family A protein; translation: MSQTTITVIIPLYNKEREIEGTLRSVLAQTRQPDEIVIVDDGSTDRSAEIVRGTASPLVRLVPQPNAGECAARNRAIAEARGEYIALLDADDEWEPGFLAEIESMIGAFPGCGLYCTGFSVVSHDGLFPAPGLDRRGIVENFFRDSAHRYIAIPSACCIPRAVFDDVGGFPEGMKMAGDLYMWIKIARRYRVCYSPERLARYSKVASNRSATSYTPERTRYSFEELYDPSAPEEEREFIARAALGKALIQSVKGGTEEARRAARFFHWTRVYRRTLHKVQLLNRLPVRWRGPLLDLYNAAAWRLARKGL
- a CDS encoding Stealth CR1 domain-containing protein, producing the protein MEKRKTQAIDFVIPWVDGADPAWRQAFASTPGTGHTDTSEIRYRDWQTLRYWFRSIERFAPWVRRIHFITWGHLPEWLDTTHPKLHIVNHRDYIPPEYLPTFNSNVIELNIARIEGLSEHFVLFNDDTFLCRPHTPESFFRNGLPCDMARLSVPQPSSVGHIIYNNLELINGTHRQREVLRRHFGKWFSLRYGFGNLLKSLTLAPWSFFTGIFDPHMPQPYRRSAFDRAWQLWGPQLDATCRHAVRDLTDLSEWLVRYDTLCRGEFHPQGLRECRLMTLTEETIDPICETIRSQKCRMLCLNDHESIRDFEGVCRKLCAAFEALLPEKSSYER